A window of Haliscomenobacter hydrossis DSM 1100 contains these coding sequences:
- a CDS encoding VCBS repeat-containing protein: MNRFFLLGVLLTIGLCACKKEKKQATEVNSETLFSEMPSSVTGIEFVNQLEFNQDFNIYTYRNFYNGGGVALGDVNNDGLIDVYFTANMDQDRLYLNRGNWQFEDVTQKAQVSGKRAWSTGVSMADVNGDGWLDIYVCNSGQVKGDDRENELYINQKDGTFKEMAQVYGIADPGYSTHAAFFDYDKDGDLDLYLLNNSFQAIGSFNLRKQVRNTRDPLGGHKFFRNDGEKFVDISAQAGIYGSIIGFGLGVTVGDVNQDGWQDIYVSNDFFERDYLYINNQKGGFSEVLEQSMRSISAASMGADMADINNDALPDIFVTDMLPGTDRRLKTKTTFDNWDRYRYNLENGYWHQFTRNMLQINNGDGTFSDVGRLAGVEATDWSWGALFMDMDNDGLKDIFVANGIYQDLTDQDYVSFIADEQTKRSIISRNGVNFKALVDSIPVEPIPNYAFQNQGNLQFSNQAAQWGLGKPSHSNGSAYGDLDNDGDLDLVTNNVNMPAFVYRNNAEKLLKDHHYLKFELQGENKNTNALGTRITLKYKGKLQYLEHMPMRGFQSTMDPRPNFGTGKTKIIDTVLVDWPNGKRTLLTNVATDQTLKLKQAEATLSTPTPMPPGAKLFRELPVINGVNYRHQENTFIDFDRDRLLYLMMSTEGPKIEKGDVNRDGREDFYIGGAKDKPGKLFVQNPDGSFRSTNEALFQADAICEDQDALFFDADRDGDQDLYVCSGGNEFSPNSTALINRLYVNDGKGNFSKSPQILPTFNFEPTSCVDAADYDQDGDLDLFVGVRFAPLVYGVPMNGYILNNDGRGNFRDVSAQIAPMLQKLGMIKDAIWSDFDGDKDPDLIVVGEWMPIKMLRNDRGKFTDITEQLGLSASAGWWTCIETGDFDGDGDPDFVIGNHGLNSRFRANAEHPVVMHVNDFDQNGTAEQVISVFSGEATYPLLLRHDLVGQLPQLKKKYLKYRDFAEQRVEDIFTFAQLQNALKYEVKEMRTCVLINEGKGKFTLKPLPVEAQISPNMGLLIRDFDRDGHQDIILGGNLYGVKPEIGRFDSSYGLFLKGDGKNNFIPVQTRHSGLRLEGEIRDFQVIKVKNKEVLLVARNNEAMQLFEWNP; encoded by the coding sequence ATGAATCGATTTTTCCTTCTGGGCGTTCTCCTCACCATAGGATTGTGCGCGTGTAAAAAAGAAAAAAAGCAGGCCACGGAAGTGAATTCCGAGACGCTGTTTTCGGAAATGCCCAGTTCGGTTACGGGCATTGAGTTTGTCAATCAATTGGAATTCAATCAGGATTTTAATATTTATACCTACCGCAATTTTTACAATGGTGGTGGGGTCGCACTAGGTGATGTCAACAACGATGGCTTGATCGATGTCTATTTTACGGCCAATATGGATCAAGATCGCCTGTACCTCAATCGGGGCAATTGGCAATTTGAAGACGTTACGCAAAAAGCCCAGGTAAGTGGCAAACGCGCCTGGTCGACCGGGGTAAGTATGGCCGACGTCAATGGCGACGGTTGGCTGGACATCTACGTCTGCAATTCTGGCCAGGTCAAAGGAGATGACCGCGAAAACGAGTTGTACATCAACCAAAAAGACGGCACTTTTAAAGAAATGGCCCAGGTGTACGGCATTGCCGATCCCGGCTATTCCACCCATGCGGCCTTTTTTGACTACGATAAAGACGGCGACCTCGATCTTTACCTGCTCAACAATTCCTTCCAGGCCATTGGTAGCTTCAACTTGCGCAAACAAGTGCGCAATACCCGCGATCCATTGGGTGGACACAAATTTTTCCGCAATGATGGCGAAAAATTTGTCGACATCAGTGCCCAGGCGGGCATCTACGGCAGCATCATTGGTTTTGGGCTGGGGGTCACTGTCGGTGATGTCAATCAGGATGGCTGGCAGGATATTTACGTTTCCAATGATTTTTTTGAACGCGATTACCTCTACATCAACAACCAGAAAGGTGGGTTTTCCGAAGTACTGGAACAATCCATGCGCTCGATCAGTGCCGCTTCGATGGGTGCGGATATGGCCGACATCAACAACGATGCCTTACCGGATATCTTCGTCACCGACATGTTGCCGGGCACCGACCGCCGTTTAAAAACCAAAACCACTTTTGATAATTGGGACCGCTACCGCTACAATCTGGAAAACGGTTATTGGCACCAATTCACCCGCAACATGTTGCAAATCAACAATGGAGATGGCACTTTTAGCGATGTAGGGCGTTTGGCGGGGGTTGAAGCGACCGATTGGAGCTGGGGGGCCTTGTTTATGGACATGGACAACGATGGCCTGAAAGACATCTTTGTGGCCAATGGCATTTACCAGGATTTGACCGATCAGGATTACGTATCTTTCATCGCCGATGAACAAACCAAACGTTCGATCATCAGTCGCAATGGGGTGAATTTTAAAGCTTTGGTCGATTCCATTCCCGTAGAACCCATCCCCAACTACGCGTTTCAAAACCAGGGGAACTTGCAGTTTTCAAATCAAGCAGCGCAATGGGGACTGGGCAAGCCCAGCCACTCGAACGGCTCAGCCTATGGCGATTTAGACAACGATGGCGATCTGGATCTGGTGACCAACAACGTCAACATGCCCGCTTTTGTGTACCGCAACAATGCCGAAAAACTGCTCAAAGACCATCATTACCTCAAGTTTGAGCTACAAGGTGAAAACAAAAACACCAACGCCTTGGGGACGCGGATTACACTCAAATACAAGGGAAAATTGCAGTACCTGGAGCACATGCCCATGCGGGGTTTTCAATCGACCATGGACCCCCGACCCAACTTCGGCACAGGAAAAACCAAAATCATCGATACGGTATTGGTCGATTGGCCCAATGGCAAAAGAACCCTTTTGACCAATGTTGCCACCGACCAGACCTTAAAACTGAAACAAGCGGAGGCAACGCTCTCCACTCCTACCCCAATGCCTCCCGGTGCAAAATTATTCCGCGAGTTGCCAGTAATCAATGGCGTCAATTACCGCCATCAGGAAAACACATTCATCGATTTTGATCGGGACAGACTACTGTACCTGATGATGTCGACCGAAGGGCCAAAAATTGAAAAAGGGGACGTCAATCGGGATGGAAGGGAAGATTTTTACATCGGCGGAGCAAAAGATAAGCCCGGAAAATTATTTGTGCAAAATCCCGATGGTTCTTTTCGCTCCACCAATGAGGCGCTGTTTCAAGCCGATGCAATTTGTGAAGACCAGGACGCCCTGTTTTTTGATGCGGATCGGGATGGCGACCAGGATTTGTACGTGTGCAGTGGTGGGAATGAATTTTCTCCCAACTCTACGGCATTGATCAATCGGCTCTATGTCAACGACGGCAAAGGAAATTTCAGCAAATCACCACAAATTTTACCCACGTTTAATTTTGAACCAACCTCTTGTGTAGATGCGGCCGATTACGACCAGGATGGCGACCTCGATCTTTTTGTAGGCGTGCGTTTTGCCCCTCTGGTATACGGTGTACCCATGAATGGCTACATCCTCAACAACGATGGCCGGGGTAATTTCCGCGACGTCAGCGCCCAAATCGCTCCAATGTTGCAAAAACTGGGCATGATCAAAGACGCCATCTGGAGCGATTTTGATGGAGATAAAGACCCCGATCTGATCGTCGTGGGCGAATGGATGCCCATCAAAATGTTGCGCAATGATCGGGGTAAGTTCACCGATATCACTGAGCAGCTTGGGCTAAGCGCTTCAGCAGGCTGGTGGACCTGCATTGAAACTGGCGATTTTGATGGAGACGGAGACCCCGATTTTGTGATTGGCAATCACGGCTTGAATTCCCGTTTCCGGGCCAACGCGGAGCACCCTGTGGTCATGCACGTCAATGATTTTGACCAAAACGGCACTGCCGAACAAGTCATCAGCGTATTCAGTGGGGAGGCAACTTATCCCCTGTTGTTGCGCCATGATTTGGTGGGACAATTGCCCCAACTCAAAAAGAAATACCTCAAATACCGCGATTTTGCCGAACAACGGGTCGAAGACATTTTCACCTTTGCCCAACTGCAAAACGCGCTAAAATATGAAGTCAAAGAGATGCGTACCTGTGTACTCATCAACGAAGGCAAAGGGAAGTTTACCTTGAAACCCTTACCTGTAGAGGCTCAAATTTCTCCAAATATGGGGCTGCTGATCCGCGATTTTGACCGCGATGGTCACCAGGACATCATTCTGGGTGGAAATTTGTACGGTGTTAAGCCAGAAATTGGTAGATTCGATTCAAGTTATGGACTGTTCTTGAAAGGGGACGGGAAAAATAATTTTATTCCCGTGCAAACCCGGCATTCAGGACTGAGACTTGAAGGAGAAATTCGTGACTTTCAAGTCATTAAAGTAAAAAATAAAGAAGTACTGCTGGTTGCCCGCAACAATGAGGCGATGCAATTGTTCGAATGGAATCCGTAG
- a CDS encoding gliding motility-associated C-terminal domain-containing protein: MQTRAIFCFKRLCFHLLLSCMIFFFGKVNSQTTIPCDDAFYLITSSTGGSVLQKLNHDRINNQVNAKTIDLSEPRRRITCLGYSVNDQLLYALDFDTYELLQIDGLGKIKNLGIPPNLDTRMQYFAGHVAAQGRTLVVIGRDPATQTDKIIFTIGLRAPYLASSQALISDLPVALTDLATHPFLGVVYCFDSKAKRFGTIVNGLVSTHRYPTVPEYITSLYLDRNGNLYGYGNLVGDSGAETHFAIDRQNGKMVALGLGIQGKDSDGCSCPYSLDFDMKIIPSEVLPCSEITIEYTFFNQTGANWQDLVFRDSLPAGITITAIEKNSANLSTVQGGIGSSLFRLINMNLILESNTIRLKAWVDELPPGKYSAQAVLKNLPKLYGNPLVSDNLLTAEPRDSAFFTVIEPKSLKLNSKLRFSCNGDTAFVEAPLEALSYQWSDGSTGKTLVTTRSGRYSLLAKTACLDYTDTIEIAQRPPALNLEIEAPARLESGDRSILRYTSNAQGVGTLTWSASTGLNLSCSDCAQPELNALSSGSLYLTLRNAQGCAVRDSVQIEVIPVRKVFIPNVFSPNSDQHNDVFFIQGRDGGQILRWRIKDRWGNVVFEKKDVAINDAAQGWDGMVRGQALSAGTFFYEVEVEFPDGEKQRFRGEVKLVR, encoded by the coding sequence ATGCAAACCAGAGCCATTTTCTGCTTCAAAAGGCTTTGTTTCCACCTGCTCTTGAGCTGCATGATTTTCTTTTTCGGGAAAGTCAATTCCCAAACCACCATCCCTTGTGATGATGCATTCTACCTGATCACTTCTTCTACCGGAGGCAGTGTACTCCAAAAATTAAACCACGACCGGATCAACAATCAGGTGAATGCAAAAACCATCGATTTGAGTGAACCCAGACGCCGCATCACCTGCCTAGGTTACAGCGTCAATGATCAATTGCTCTACGCCCTGGATTTTGATACATATGAGTTATTACAAATCGATGGTCTCGGAAAAATCAAAAACCTCGGTATCCCGCCCAATCTGGATACCCGAATGCAGTACTTTGCGGGTCACGTCGCTGCACAGGGCAGAACCTTGGTCGTAATTGGCCGAGATCCCGCTACCCAAACCGACAAAATTATTTTCACCATTGGCCTGCGTGCACCCTATCTGGCCTCCAGCCAGGCGCTAATCAGTGATTTACCCGTAGCGCTCACTGATTTGGCTACGCATCCATTCTTAGGAGTTGTTTATTGTTTTGACAGTAAAGCAAAACGCTTTGGAACCATAGTAAATGGCCTGGTGAGCACCCATCGTTACCCAACTGTACCGGAATACATCACCTCACTATATTTAGATCGAAATGGAAATTTGTACGGTTATGGCAATCTTGTTGGAGATTCAGGCGCAGAAACCCATTTTGCCATTGATCGGCAAAACGGAAAAATGGTAGCTCTGGGTCTAGGCATCCAAGGTAAAGATAGCGATGGTTGCTCCTGCCCCTATTCATTGGATTTTGACATGAAAATCATCCCGAGTGAAGTCTTGCCTTGTTCCGAGATCACTATTGAATACACTTTTTTTAACCAGACTGGGGCAAATTGGCAAGATCTGGTGTTTCGCGATTCTCTTCCCGCTGGCATTACCATCACGGCGATCGAAAAAAACTCGGCCAACTTGAGCACGGTACAAGGGGGAATCGGCAGTAGCCTGTTTCGCCTCATCAACATGAATTTGATTCTTGAGTCCAATACCATCCGCCTTAAAGCTTGGGTAGACGAATTGCCGCCTGGAAAATACAGCGCCCAGGCGGTATTGAAAAACTTGCCCAAACTCTATGGCAATCCCCTGGTTTCGGACAATTTGCTTACAGCTGAACCCCGGGATTCCGCTTTTTTCACCGTCATTGAACCCAAAAGTTTAAAACTGAACAGCAAGTTGCGTTTTTCTTGCAATGGCGATACGGCCTTTGTCGAAGCTCCGCTCGAAGCCTTGAGCTACCAATGGAGTGATGGCAGCACGGGGAAAACCCTGGTCACGACCCGCAGTGGCCGCTACTCCTTGTTGGCCAAAACAGCTTGTCTGGACTACACCGATACGATTGAAATCGCTCAGCGGCCTCCTGCGCTAAACCTGGAAATTGAAGCCCCGGCACGCTTGGAGTCCGGTGATCGCAGTATCCTCAGGTACACCAGCAATGCACAAGGCGTAGGCACCTTGACCTGGTCCGCTTCAACTGGACTCAACTTGAGTTGTTCGGATTGTGCCCAGCCGGAGTTGAATGCCTTGAGCAGCGGAAGTCTTTACCTGACCCTACGCAATGCCCAGGGCTGCGCGGTAAGAGATAGTGTACAAATAGAGGTGATTCCGGTTCGCAAAGTGTTTATTCCCAACGTTTTTAGTCCCAATTCGGATCAACACAACGACGTCTTTTTCATCCAGGGAAGGGATGGGGGACAAATCTTGCGTTGGCGCATCAAAGACCGCTGGGGCAATGTGGTTTTTGAAAAAAAGGATGTCGCCATCAATGATGCGGCACAAGGTTGGGATGGAATGGTTCGGGGGCAGGCGCTGTCCGCTGGAACGTTTTTTTATGAAGTAGAGGTTGAATTTCCGGATGGTGAGAAGCAGCGATTTCGGGGGGAAGTGAAGTTGGTGCGGTGA
- a CDS encoding HNH endonuclease, which translates to MGKISKKTKLLIADRAQHCCEYCLSQAKFSPDYFSIEHIIPSIKQGSDQISNLAYACLACNNHKFTATDSLDPLTGLEAQLYHPRQDEWNLHFRWNENLSILVGISPTGRATIERLCLNREAVVNLRSLLAAVGKHPPF; encoded by the coding sequence ATGGGAAAGATTTCCAAAAAAACTAAGCTTCTTATTGCAGATCGGGCACAACATTGCTGTGAATATTGTTTGTCGCAAGCTAAATTTTCACCAGACTATTTTTCTATTGAGCACATTATACCTTCCATAAAACAGGGTTCAGACCAAATTAGCAACCTCGCATATGCTTGTTTAGCATGTAATAACCACAAATTTACAGCAACTGACAGTTTGGATCCACTCACGGGATTGGAAGCACAGCTGTATCATCCTCGCCAGGATGAATGGAACTTACATTTTAGATGGAATGAAAACTTATCAATTCTTGTGGGTATTTCTCCGACGGGTCGGGCTACAATCGAAAGACTATGCTTGAATCGTGAAGCAGTAGTCAATCTCCGTTCTTTGTTGGCTGCTGTTGGGAAACATCCTCCTTTTTGA
- a CDS encoding SusC/RagA family TonB-linked outer membrane protein: protein MQSLKFSSVLTLTFIVIGLVVKAQTDTLVLPNIPLTNDTTIFLDQGFGDTAGVLTFRSSRIIAKDFNRGNRYDPYQLIQGKIPGVVISRPGGDPNYGYQIQIRGLHSAIYNGFAFFPTTNGYTQQFNQTQPLVVVDGIPGVSLQTIDPQDIASIEVIKDAASLAAYGMRGANGVVLIETKKGNIGARGLQYSSYIAIDEALNPELGIDAATYRSLIGPNGTFQGFSRDLGATTDWYQPLVRTGFSQAHNLALNGTALNAAYRLALNFRNVNGIAQKSGFEQVNALFNIQKKLAKGKGQLDGLLAINTRNTSEVNPDIFRNAALMNPTAPVFSDTAALSGSYYNPNLFALFNPIEMLNLQTRENNHQVLTTGLTGTLELFKGLSAKIQSAFQHNRDAYGWALAKRVFGGYSGNTTWEERKLSHWYLNVELKGNWTWQQHQLQTQLGYTYQRWDGRGVLREGYDITEALPSYRPLIDVQGNPDFLVSEDPYRESDELLGVFVQTQYSFKQRWFVQGSLRREGFTRLGENKWALYPAFTLSGFIIPQNNAGNYLKIRTGFGLTGNIPPKNYITQQIILSGGPNAFINGEFKPGIYYPFVQNPNLQAELRKEINVGLEFALFKQRLQGQIQLYQSRSSNLLWQYSNAERNGFSDVHFENLMALKNQGVEVQLNLNAIQNSSHSWQSNLSLAHNQTVLDAPFPKTSAQSEVNSLEVGLVGSPGFCCGFLQKLEYQQPIGQFYTLLSSGIDANGQWIIQDQDKALSGNAQASLTLGWDNTVKWQRFSANVFWRAVIGHDLMNVFDLFYANPQNLLNIPGFNIPAVALSDRYAKLRAPFNYVSDYYIQNASFLRLDNLSLGYDVPWSKSNHKRSLFIYLSAQNLLTITQFTGNDPEIRLSNAGATLVPGLVNPNYWGDRRDLSGIDRGRYPLTQTWVLGVKMKL, encoded by the coding sequence ATGCAAAGTCTTAAGTTTAGCTCCGTACTTACGCTGACTTTTATCGTTATTGGATTGGTTGTAAAAGCGCAAACTGATACGCTGGTTTTACCGAATATCCCTTTGACTAATGATACAACTATTTTTCTCGATCAGGGTTTTGGGGATACAGCGGGAGTGCTAACTTTTCGCTCCTCAAGAATTATTGCAAAAGATTTCAATCGGGGCAACCGCTACGACCCTTACCAACTCATCCAGGGCAAAATCCCCGGCGTAGTCATCTCCCGCCCCGGTGGCGACCCCAATTACGGCTATCAAATTCAAATCCGGGGCTTACACTCCGCCATTTACAACGGGTTTGCCTTTTTCCCTACCACCAATGGCTACACCCAGCAGTTCAATCAAACCCAGCCCCTGGTTGTAGTAGACGGCATTCCAGGGGTAAGTCTACAAACCATCGATCCGCAGGATATTGCCAGTATCGAAGTCATCAAAGACGCCGCTTCCCTGGCCGCTTATGGCATGCGTGGTGCCAATGGGGTCGTTTTGATCGAGACCAAAAAGGGAAATATAGGCGCACGTGGCTTACAGTATTCAAGCTACATCGCCATCGACGAAGCCCTGAACCCCGAATTAGGTATTGATGCAGCGACCTACCGCAGCTTAATCGGTCCCAATGGTACTTTTCAAGGATTTAGCCGGGACCTGGGCGCAACCACCGATTGGTACCAACCGCTGGTTCGCACTGGCTTTAGCCAAGCGCACAACCTGGCTTTGAATGGCACTGCGCTAAACGCTGCTTATCGTTTGGCGCTCAATTTTCGAAACGTCAACGGAATTGCCCAAAAATCGGGCTTCGAGCAGGTCAATGCATTGTTCAACATCCAAAAAAAATTGGCCAAAGGAAAAGGTCAACTGGATGGTTTATTGGCCATCAACACACGCAATACCAGCGAAGTCAATCCTGATATTTTCCGCAATGCGGCTCTGATGAACCCCACTGCTCCGGTTTTTTCTGATACCGCTGCCTTGAGCGGCAGCTACTACAACCCCAATTTATTTGCCTTGTTCAATCCCATCGAAATGTTGAATCTCCAGACGCGGGAGAACAATCACCAGGTGTTGACTACAGGCTTAACCGGCACGTTAGAACTGTTCAAAGGGCTAAGTGCCAAAATCCAATCGGCATTTCAACACAATCGGGATGCCTACGGTTGGGCCCTGGCCAAAAGGGTATTTGGGGGGTATTCCGGCAACACGACCTGGGAAGAACGCAAATTGAGCCATTGGTACTTGAACGTAGAACTAAAAGGCAACTGGACTTGGCAACAACATCAACTCCAAACCCAATTGGGGTATACCTATCAGCGTTGGGATGGTCGCGGGGTGCTGCGGGAAGGTTACGACATCACGGAGGCATTGCCGTCCTATCGTCCACTGATCGATGTGCAAGGAAACCCAGACTTTCTGGTTTCCGAGGATCCATATCGGGAAAGTGACGAATTGCTCGGGGTATTCGTTCAAACGCAGTACTCGTTCAAGCAACGTTGGTTTGTTCAAGGCAGTTTGCGCAGAGAAGGGTTTACCCGACTGGGTGAAAACAAATGGGCGCTTTATCCCGCATTTACGCTTAGTGGTTTTATCATTCCCCAAAACAACGCGGGCAATTACCTCAAAATTCGCACCGGCTTTGGCCTGACGGGGAACATCCCACCAAAAAATTACATTACCCAGCAAATAATCCTTTCTGGTGGCCCCAATGCTTTCATCAACGGGGAATTTAAACCCGGGATTTATTACCCCTTTGTCCAAAACCCCAATCTGCAAGCCGAGTTGCGCAAAGAGATCAACGTTGGGCTTGAATTTGCCCTGTTCAAACAACGTTTACAAGGGCAAATTCAACTTTACCAAAGCCGTTCTTCCAACTTGCTCTGGCAATATTCAAATGCAGAACGCAATGGTTTTTCCGATGTGCATTTTGAAAACCTCATGGCCTTAAAAAACCAGGGCGTAGAGGTACAACTCAACCTAAATGCCATTCAAAACAGTTCGCACAGTTGGCAAAGCAACTTGAGTTTGGCGCACAATCAAACCGTGCTGGATGCCCCTTTTCCCAAAACCAGCGCACAAAGTGAAGTCAATAGTTTAGAAGTAGGTTTGGTGGGTAGCCCCGGTTTTTGTTGTGGTTTCCTGCAAAAACTGGAATACCAACAACCGATCGGGCAATTTTATACTTTGTTGAGTAGTGGAATTGATGCAAATGGCCAGTGGATCATACAAGACCAGGATAAAGCTTTGTCGGGTAACGCTCAGGCTTCGTTGACCCTGGGCTGGGACAATACGGTAAAATGGCAGAGATTTTCGGCCAATGTATTCTGGCGCGCAGTGATCGGACATGATTTGATGAACGTGTTTGATCTCTTCTACGCCAACCCGCAAAACCTGTTGAATATACCCGGTTTCAACATTCCAGCAGTAGCACTTTCCGATAGATACGCCAAGCTCAGGGCGCCATTCAACTATGTTTCTGATTATTACATCCAAAATGCTTCTTTCCTGCGTTTAGACAACCTCAGCCTGGGATATGATGTGCCTTGGTCTAAATCTAATCATAAGCGGAGTTTGTTCATTTACTTGAGTGCCCAAAACCTGCTGACCATTACTCAATTTACCGGCAACGACCCTGAAATACGCCTGTCAAATGCTGGTGCAACGCTGGTTCCAGGCTTGGTTAACCCAAATTATTGGGGCGATCGACGCGATTTAAGTGGCATTGATCGGGGTAGGTACCCGCTGACCCAAACCTGGGTCTTGGGTGTGAAAATGAAATTGTAA